A genome region from Brachymonas denitrificans includes the following:
- the leuD gene encoding 3-isopropylmalate dehydratase small subunit — MQKFTLHQGLVAPLDRENVDTDAIIPKQFLKSIRRTGFGPNLFDEWRYLDKGEPGKPESERKPNPDFVLNQPRYKGASILLARKNFGCGSSREHAPWALEQYGFRAIIAPSFADIFFNNCFKNGLLPIVLPEATVSRLFDEVAAFPGYQLTIDLERQVVVLPQGEEIAFDVQAFRKYCLLNGLDDIGLTLRHVDKIKAFEAERLAGKPWLAHQPAV; from the coding sequence ATGCAAAAGTTCACCCTCCATCAGGGCCTCGTTGCCCCGCTCGACCGCGAGAACGTCGACACCGACGCCATCATTCCCAAGCAGTTTCTCAAGTCCATCCGTCGCACGGGCTTCGGCCCCAACCTGTTTGACGAATGGCGCTATCTGGACAAGGGCGAGCCCGGCAAGCCCGAGTCCGAACGCAAGCCCAACCCCGATTTCGTGCTGAACCAGCCGCGCTACAAGGGCGCGAGCATTCTGCTGGCACGCAAGAACTTCGGCTGCGGCTCCAGCCGTGAGCATGCGCCGTGGGCGCTCGAACAGTACGGCTTCCGCGCCATCATCGCGCCGAGCTTTGCCGACATCTTCTTCAACAACTGCTTCAAGAACGGGCTGCTGCCCATCGTGCTGCCCGAGGCCACGGTGTCGCGCCTGTTCGATGAGGTGGCGGCTTTCCCCGGCTACCAGCTGACCATCGACCTGGAACGCCAGGTGGTGGTGCTGCCGCAGGGCGAGGAAATCGCCTTCGATGTGCAGGCCTTCCGCAAGTACTGCCTGCTCAACGGCCTGGACGATATCGGCCTGACGCTGCGCCATGTGGACAAGATCAAGGCTTTCGAGGCCGAGCGCCTGGCTGGCAAGCCCTGGCTGGCCCATCAGCCGGCCGTCTGA
- the leuB gene encoding 3-isopropylmalate dehydrogenase gives MKIAILPGDGIGHEIVAEAVKVLNALNLPLEMHWADVGGTAYEKHGHPLPEATLELAKSSDAILFGAVGDWKYDVLERHLRPEQAILGLRKALGLYANFRPAICYKELVNASSLKPELIAGLDILLIRELTGDIYFGTPRGRRTAEDGHFPGTEEAFDTMRYSRPEIERIAHTAFQAAQKRGKRLTSVDKNNVLETSQLWKDVMVEVAAQYPDVALDHMLVDNAAMQLVKAPKKFDVVVTGNMFGDILSDEAAMLTGSIGMLPSASLNDKNQGLYEPSHGSAPDIAGKGIANPLATILSAAMMLRFSLNQADAADRIEAAVQKVLEQGLRTADIWSEGTTKVTTVEMGDAVVAAL, from the coding sequence ATGAAAATCGCCATTCTTCCCGGTGACGGTATCGGCCACGAAATCGTTGCAGAAGCCGTCAAGGTGCTCAACGCCCTGAACCTGCCGCTGGAAATGCACTGGGCCGACGTGGGCGGCACCGCCTACGAAAAGCACGGCCATCCGCTGCCGGAGGCCACGCTGGAGCTGGCCAAGTCGTCCGACGCCATCCTGTTCGGCGCCGTGGGCGACTGGAAATACGACGTGCTGGAGCGCCACCTGCGCCCCGAGCAGGCCATCCTGGGCCTGCGAAAGGCACTGGGCCTGTATGCCAACTTCCGCCCGGCCATTTGCTACAAGGAGCTGGTGAACGCCTCCAGCCTCAAGCCCGAGCTGATTGCCGGCCTGGACATCCTGCTGATCCGCGAGCTGACCGGCGACATCTACTTCGGCACGCCGCGCGGCCGCCGCACGGCCGAAGACGGCCACTTCCCCGGCACCGAGGAAGCCTTCGACACCATGCGCTACAGCCGCCCTGAAATCGAGCGCATTGCGCACACCGCGTTCCAGGCGGCCCAGAAGCGCGGCAAGCGCCTGACCAGCGTGGACAAGAACAATGTGCTGGAAACCTCGCAGCTGTGGAAGGACGTGATGGTCGAAGTGGCCGCGCAGTACCCTGACGTTGCGCTGGACCACATGCTGGTGGACAACGCCGCCATGCAACTCGTGAAGGCGCCGAAGAAGTTCGACGTGGTGGTGACCGGCAACATGTTCGGCGACATCCTGAGCGACGAGGCAGCGATGCTGACCGGCTCCATCGGCATGCTGCCTTCCGCCAGCCTGAATGACAAGAACCAGGGCCTGTACGAGCCCAGCCACGGCAGCGCGCCCGACATTGCCGGCAAGGGCATTGCCAACCCGCTGGCGACCATCCTGAGCGCCGCCATGATGCTGCGCTTCTCGCTGAACCAGGCGGACGCTGCCGACCGCATCGAGGCGGCCGTGCAGAAGGTGCTGGAACAGGGCCTGCGCACCGCGGACATCTGGAGCGAAGGCACGACCAAGGTGACGACCGTGGAAATGGGGGATGCGGTGGTGGCTGCGCTGTAA
- a CDS encoding DUF4298 domain-containing protein, whose translation MPLPPDDFARLQEMQTLCTALEDDLRQLRKLGKFLSNVDSRYRKLGALYQAHWMELSESEDLDDNQRQQIQAMVAKGSYSVLDQDTIWNALTDTNQEYLRLLKSLAQKIR comes from the coding sequence ATGCCCCTGCCCCCTGATGATTTCGCCCGACTGCAGGAAATGCAGACGCTGTGCACCGCACTGGAAGATGATTTGCGGCAGTTGCGCAAGCTAGGGAAGTTCCTGAGCAATGTGGATAGCCGGTACCGGAAATTGGGTGCGCTTTATCAGGCACACTGGATGGAGTTGTCCGAATCAGAAGATCTGGATGACAATCAGCGCCAGCAGATTCAGGCCATGGTCGCCAAGGGTTCCTACTCTGTCCTGGATCAGGACACCATCTGGAACGCCTTGACCGATACCAATCAGGAGTACCTTCGGCTGCTCAAGTCTCTGGCGCAGAAAATCCGGTAG
- a CDS encoding PaaI family thioesterase, with product MATLGAELLSAQEGEVQIALPFSLHLSQQQGFIHAGAITSIVDSACGYAALTKAPPGHEVVTAEFKLNLLRPAIGERFVAIGKVVNAGRMLTVCTGEVLAYKDGAVKVIALMQATIVNVKV from the coding sequence ATGGCCACTCTCGGGGCCGAGTTGCTCTCGGCTCAAGAGGGCGAGGTGCAGATTGCCCTGCCTTTTTCGCTCCATCTCTCCCAGCAGCAGGGATTCATTCACGCCGGAGCCATCACCAGCATCGTCGATAGCGCTTGCGGCTATGCTGCGCTGACCAAGGCCCCTCCGGGGCACGAGGTGGTGACGGCGGAATTCAAGCTGAACCTGCTGCGCCCGGCCATTGGCGAGCGCTTTGTGGCCATCGGCAAGGTGGTGAATGCCGGCCGCATGCTGACAGTGTGCACAGGCGAAGTGCTTGCCTACAAGGATGGTGCAGTCAAAGTGATTGCGCTGATGCAGGCCACCATCGTCAACGTGAAGGTGTGA
- a CDS encoding putative Na+/H+ antiporter — translation MNPSFPHAAELLAATLFALALIHTFSTKYFHGLAQRYPGHSGVWHLLGEVEVVFGFWAMLLMVLLFGLYGQDQALGYLESRNFTEPMFVFVIMVVAATRPILNFASRIVLRMARLLPLPDGMALYFMLLSFVPLLGSFITEPAAMTLAALMLRDAVFTKPVSNRLKYGTLGVLFVNISIGGVLTPFAAPPVLMVAAKWGWDLPFMLTQFGWKAAVVVCFNAGAAMWLLRRELKRLPVEQPDAASRVPVTVVVIHLLFLATVVLFAHHPVVFMGMFLFFLGFTAAYPRNQSPLILREALLVAFFLAGLVVLGGMQQWWLQPLLMGLNADTVYFAATALTAITDNAALTYLASLVDGLTLDFKTALVAGAVTGGGLTLIANAPNPAGATILKDHFPEGAIHFFWLLVAALPPTLVAMMAFRLL, via the coding sequence ATGAATCCGTCCTTTCCCCACGCTGCCGAGTTGCTTGCGGCCACCCTGTTTGCGCTGGCGCTGATCCATACCTTTTCCACCAAGTATTTCCACGGCCTGGCGCAGCGCTATCCGGGGCACTCGGGCGTCTGGCACCTGCTGGGCGAGGTCGAGGTGGTGTTCGGCTTCTGGGCCATGCTGCTGATGGTGCTGCTGTTCGGCCTGTACGGGCAGGATCAGGCTCTGGGCTACCTGGAATCGCGCAATTTCACCGAGCCCATGTTCGTGTTCGTCATCATGGTGGTGGCGGCCACGCGGCCCATTCTGAACTTCGCCAGCCGCATTGTGCTGCGCATGGCGCGCCTGCTGCCGCTGCCGGACGGCATGGCGCTGTACTTCATGCTGCTGTCCTTCGTGCCGCTGCTGGGCTCGTTCATCACCGAGCCGGCCGCCATGACGCTGGCCGCGCTCATGCTGCGTGATGCGGTCTTCACCAAGCCGGTCAGCAACCGCCTCAAGTACGGCACCCTGGGCGTGCTCTTCGTCAACATCTCCATCGGCGGCGTGCTCACGCCGTTTGCCGCGCCGCCGGTGCTGATGGTGGCTGCCAAGTGGGGCTGGGATCTGCCCTTCATGCTGACCCAGTTCGGCTGGAAAGCGGCCGTGGTCGTCTGTTTCAACGCGGGCGCCGCCATGTGGCTGCTGCGTCGCGAACTCAAGCGCCTGCCGGTCGAGCAGCCCGATGCTGCCTCCCGCGTGCCGGTCACCGTGGTGGTGATTCACCTGCTGTTCCTGGCCACCGTGGTGCTGTTTGCCCACCATCCGGTCGTGTTCATGGGCATGTTCCTGTTCTTTCTGGGCTTCACGGCGGCCTATCCCCGCAACCAGAGCCCGCTGATCCTGCGCGAGGCGCTGCTGGTGGCCTTCTTCCTGGCTGGCCTGGTGGTGCTGGGGGGCATGCAGCAATGGTGGCTGCAGCCGCTGCTGATGGGTCTGAACGCCGACACCGTGTACTTTGCCGCCACGGCACTTACCGCCATCACCGACAACGCCGCGCTCACCTATCTGGCCTCCTTGGTGGACGGCCTGACGCTCGACTTCAAGACTGCGCTGGTGGCTGGTGCCGTGACCGGTGGCGGCCTGACGCTGATCGCCAACGCCCCCAACCCGGCCGGCGCCACCATCCTCAAGGACCACTTCCCCGAAGGAGCCATCCACTTCTTCTGGCTGCTGGTCGCCGCGCTGCCACCCACGCTGGTGGCGATGATGGCGTTCCGCCTGCTGTGA
- a CDS encoding nucleoside recognition domain-containing protein has product MVLNLVWLGFFLSAFVIALFQLAQGDLEVFSRLQTALFDAAKTGFEISLGLTGMMALWLGILRVGEKAGLINAFARAVNPLFRHLFPGVPQGHPAQGAMTMNMSANMLGLDNAATPLGLKAMQELQSLNDKPDTATNAQILFLVLNTAGLTLIPTSVIAIRQTIALKQGLTGFNAADIFLPTLVATSISLLSALLIVALVQRLPLWRPAVWAPLAVFGAAIGGLTWWLAQLPPEQSARLIGAIGSGVILGLAVLFLLAGALRRVNVYETFVDGAKEGFGVAVQIIPYLVAMLCAIAVFRASGGMDWIMQGIAAIVTAFGLPTDFLPALPVGLMKILSGSGARGLMVDVMDTYGVASFPAQVAAIIQGSTETTFYVLAVYFGSVGVKKTRHALACALFADVVGIIAAVLVGYAFFR; this is encoded by the coding sequence ATGGTCCTCAATCTCGTCTGGCTCGGCTTTTTCCTCTCGGCCTTCGTCATCGCCCTGTTCCAGCTCGCGCAAGGTGATCTGGAAGTGTTCTCCCGCCTGCAGACCGCCCTGTTCGACGCCGCCAAGACCGGCTTCGAAATCTCCCTCGGCCTGACCGGCATGATGGCGCTCTGGTTGGGCATCCTGCGCGTGGGCGAAAAAGCCGGCCTCATCAACGCCTTCGCCCGCGCCGTCAACCCGCTGTTCCGCCACCTGTTCCCCGGCGTGCCGCAGGGCCACCCTGCGCAGGGCGCCATGACCATGAACATGTCCGCCAACATGCTGGGCCTGGACAACGCCGCCACCCCGCTCGGCCTCAAGGCCATGCAGGAGCTGCAATCCCTCAACGACAAGCCCGACACCGCCACCAACGCCCAGATCCTGTTCCTGGTGCTCAACACCGCCGGCCTCACGCTGATTCCCACCTCGGTCATCGCCATCCGCCAGACCATCGCGCTCAAGCAGGGGCTGACGGGCTTCAACGCGGCCGACATCTTTCTGCCCACGCTGGTCGCCACCTCCATTTCGCTGCTGTCAGCGCTGCTGATCGTGGCGCTGGTGCAGCGCCTGCCGCTATGGCGCCCGGCCGTCTGGGCACCGCTGGCCGTATTCGGTGCGGCAATAGGCGGCCTGACCTGGTGGCTGGCGCAGCTCCCGCCCGAGCAGTCAGCCCGCCTGATCGGTGCCATCGGCAGCGGCGTGATCCTGGGGCTGGCGGTGCTGTTCCTGCTGGCCGGCGCGCTGAGACGCGTCAACGTCTACGAAACTTTCGTCGACGGCGCCAAGGAAGGCTTCGGCGTCGCAGTGCAGATCATCCCCTACCTGGTGGCCATGCTGTGCGCCATCGCCGTGTTCCGCGCCTCCGGCGGCATGGACTGGATCATGCAGGGCATTGCCGCCATCGTCACCGCTTTCGGCCTGCCGACCGACTTCCTGCCCGCCTTGCCGGTAGGGTTGATGAAAATCCTCTCCGGCTCCGGCGCGCGCGGCCTGATGGTGGATGTCATGGACACCTACGGCGTGGCCTCCTTCCCCGCGCAGGTCGCAGCCATCATCCAGGGCTCGACCGAAACCACTTTCTACGTGCTGGCGGTGTACTTCGGCAGTGTGGGAGTGAAAAAAACACGTCACGCGCTCGCCTGCGCCCTGTTTGCGGATGTTGTCGGTATCATCGCTGCGGTACTCGTAGGGTATGCATTCTTTAGATAA
- a CDS encoding cupin domain-containing protein, translated as MAKPHAISNQVVSLAPLGPALADTRTHALIKARQLEVVRIVLRQGETLREHSVPGEITVQCLEGRMQVQTSQGTQTMRAGDWVHLAGGEPHALVAEEDGSALVTICLTT; from the coding sequence ATGGCCAAGCCCCACGCCATTTCGAACCAGGTCGTTTCACTTGCCCCTTTGGGTCCTGCCCTTGCCGATACGCGCACCCATGCGCTGATCAAGGCCCGGCAGCTGGAGGTCGTGCGCATCGTGCTGCGCCAGGGCGAAACACTGCGCGAGCACAGCGTGCCGGGGGAGATTACGGTGCAGTGTCTGGAAGGCCGGATGCAAGTGCAAACCTCGCAGGGGACTCAGACGATGCGTGCGGGAGACTGGGTGCATCTGGCCGGAGGCGAGCCGCATGCGCTGGTCGCGGAAGAAGATGGATCGGCGCTGGTGACAATCTGCCTGACGACTTGA
- a CDS encoding bifunctional acetate--CoA ligase family protein/GNAT family N-acetyltransferase, translating to MDQHYLTPLFAPSSIAVFAGNPELRESDPAYRDAKNLYEALTAQRYAGKFNFLDVDTTEGRLADLINTGADLALVALPPHKVMAALEVAGRIRCKAALIISTGITAEQASELRAVARRNNMFLMGPNSRGFQRPHLGLNSSIVGPIAEKGPLALVSQSGALTSALLDWARPNKVGFSTVISLGPHTAVDMAQTLDFLAADPQTHSIVVYLEGIKNARNFMSALRAAAIAKPVVVLKAGRKQAGNVAARTHSAAIVGSDEVFDAALRRGGAVRIRSFTELFSAVQCLASRYRPVGKRLAIITNGGGPGVLAADRANDIGLELGHLSDTTINALKPKLLPQASLVDLMDLTEDASAEHFLEALRAAASDPGIDGVLTIHTPKIGADMEGVATAIAQERPKFSKPLISCVMGDASVHEARGILNNAGIPTFRSPEAAVGAFGNIASYYHNQKLLQQTPPPLTHLAKPDVEGARMLLEGVLAERRQILTEMESKALLSAFHIPVTQTILARSATEAMMLASQLGFPVALKIDSPDIAHKSDVNGVALNIMNAVGVRDVFEEMMENVARKMPKARINGVSVQRMARHNRGRELYIGVVTDEPFGPVIAFGAGGTMVELYDDRAMELPPLNQFLARHMIERSRVSATLDAWRGATPVNRESLEQVLLRVSEMVCELPQLREMDINPIIVDEDGAVAVDARIVVGNTLATARPYQHLSILPYPAQFEQQWPLPGGGHYIVRPIHPDDAEMLQELVRGLKPESRYNRFVSALTELSPNMLSKFTLIDYDREMALVAILTEKHVEEDGSVTETQRIVGSARYVTNPDSSTCEFSLLVADDMSGKGMGSRLMRSIMDVAREKGLSEIIGLVLTNNSNMLKLMRALGFTIKAYPDDPDFRLVTHQL from the coding sequence ATGGACCAGCATTACCTCACGCCCCTGTTTGCTCCTTCCTCTATCGCGGTGTTTGCCGGCAACCCCGAGTTGCGCGAATCCGATCCCGCCTACCGGGATGCGAAGAACCTCTATGAGGCCCTGACGGCGCAGCGCTACGCCGGCAAGTTCAACTTTCTGGATGTGGATACCACCGAAGGCCGCCTGGCCGACCTGATCAACACCGGCGCTGATCTGGCCCTGGTAGCGCTGCCTCCGCACAAGGTGATGGCGGCGCTGGAAGTGGCCGGGCGCATCCGCTGCAAGGCGGCGCTGATCATTTCCACCGGCATCACGGCCGAGCAGGCGTCCGAATTGCGCGCCGTGGCCCGTCGCAACAACATGTTCCTGATGGGCCCGAATAGCCGCGGCTTCCAGCGCCCGCACCTGGGGCTCAACTCCAGCATCGTCGGCCCGATTGCTGAGAAGGGGCCGCTGGCGCTGGTGTCGCAATCGGGGGCGCTCACATCGGCCCTGCTGGACTGGGCGCGGCCCAACAAGGTGGGCTTCTCCACCGTCATTTCGCTCGGCCCGCACACCGCGGTAGACATGGCGCAGACGCTGGACTTCCTCGCCGCCGATCCGCAGACGCACAGCATCGTGGTGTACCTGGAAGGCATCAAGAACGCCCGCAACTTCATGAGCGCGCTGCGCGCAGCGGCCATTGCCAAGCCGGTGGTGGTGCTCAAGGCCGGGCGCAAGCAGGCCGGCAACGTGGCGGCGCGCACGCACTCGGCGGCCATCGTTGGCAGCGACGAGGTGTTCGACGCCGCGCTGCGCCGTGGCGGTGCGGTGCGCATCCGTTCGTTCACCGAGCTGTTCTCGGCCGTGCAGTGTCTGGCATCGCGCTACCGTCCGGTGGGCAAGCGCCTGGCCATCATCACCAACGGCGGTGGCCCCGGCGTGCTGGCGGCTGATCGCGCCAACGACATTGGCCTGGAACTGGGCCACCTGTCCGACACCACCATCAACGCACTCAAGCCCAAGCTGCTGCCGCAGGCCTCGCTGGTGGACCTGATGGACCTGACCGAAGACGCATCGGCGGAGCACTTCCTGGAAGCCTTGCGCGCTGCTGCGTCCGATCCTGGCATTGACGGCGTGCTGACCATCCACACGCCCAAGATCGGCGCCGATATGGAAGGCGTGGCCACGGCCATCGCGCAGGAGCGTCCGAAATTTTCCAAGCCGCTGATCAGCTGCGTGATGGGCGATGCCTCGGTGCACGAGGCGCGCGGCATCCTGAACAACGCCGGCATCCCGACCTTCCGCAGCCCGGAAGCGGCGGTCGGTGCGTTCGGCAACATTGCGTCCTACTACCACAACCAGAAGCTGTTGCAGCAGACGCCGCCACCGCTCACCCACCTGGCCAAGCCAGATGTGGAAGGCGCGCGCATGCTGCTGGAAGGCGTGCTGGCCGAGCGCCGCCAGATTTTGACGGAGATGGAATCCAAGGCGCTGCTGTCGGCCTTCCATATTCCGGTGACGCAGACGATCCTGGCGCGCAGTGCAACCGAGGCCATGATGCTGGCTTCGCAGCTGGGCTTTCCGGTGGCGCTCAAGATCGACTCGCCCGACATTGCGCACAAGAGCGATGTGAACGGCGTGGCTCTCAACATCATGAATGCCGTGGGCGTGCGTGACGTGTTCGAGGAGATGATGGAAAACGTGGCGCGCAAGATGCCCAAGGCACGCATCAACGGCGTGTCGGTGCAGCGCATGGCGCGCCACAACCGCGGGCGCGAACTCTACATCGGCGTGGTGACGGACGAGCCCTTCGGCCCCGTGATCGCCTTTGGCGCGGGCGGCACCATGGTCGAGCTGTATGACGACCGCGCCATGGAACTGCCGCCGCTGAACCAGTTCCTGGCACGCCACATGATCGAGCGCTCGCGCGTCTCGGCCACGCTCGATGCCTGGCGCGGCGCCACGCCGGTGAACCGCGAATCACTGGAACAGGTACTGCTGCGCGTGTCGGAAATGGTGTGCGAACTGCCTCAGTTGCGAGAGATGGACATCAACCCCATCATCGTCGACGAAGACGGCGCGGTGGCGGTGGATGCGCGCATCGTGGTGGGCAACACGCTGGCCACGGCACGGCCCTATCAGCACCTGTCCATCCTGCCGTATCCGGCGCAATTCGAGCAGCAATGGCCGCTGCCGGGTGGCGGGCACTACATCGTGCGCCCGATCCATCCGGACGACGCCGAGATGCTTCAGGAACTGGTGCGTGGCCTCAAACCCGAGAGCCGCTACAACCGCTTTGTATCTGCGCTGACGGAACTGTCTCCGAACATGCTCTCCAAGTTCACGCTGATCGACTACGACCGCGAAATGGCATTGGTGGCGATCCTGACCGAGAAACACGTGGAAGAGGACGGCAGCGTGACCGAGACGCAGCGCATCGTCGGCTCGGCCCGCTACGTGACCAACCCGGACAGCAGCACCTGCGAATTCTCGTTGCTGGTGGCAGACGACATGTCCGGCAAGGGCATGGGCTCACGCCTGATGCGCTCGATCATGGATGTGGCGCGGGAGAAGGGGCTGAGTGAGATCATTGGCCTGGTGCTGACCAACAACTCCAACATGCTGAAGCTGATGCGGGCGCTGGGGTTCACCATTAAGGCTTATCCGGACGATCCGGATTTCAGGTTGGTGACGCATCAGCTGTGA
- a CDS encoding MFS transporter, with protein MADSSSPSSSPRVSARALPAGIWAMGFASLFMDISSELIHSLLPLFMVGTLGASMVAVGLVEGIAEATASITKVFSGALSDYLGKRKWLMVLGYGMAALTKPIFPLAHSMGWVMAARFIDRIGKGIRGAPRDALVADIAPPALRGAAYGLRQSLDSVGALAGPLLAVLLMLWLADNLRLAMWFSVIPAVVCVVLLVVWVRDPEKPADDAKANGKRLRWSSIRELPLQYWLIVLIGAVFTLARFSEAFLVLRAQSMGVAMALVPVVMVVMNIVYAAGAYPAGAASDRMQPRTLLLLGLALLVAADVVLATAPNVWRVYVGAGLWGLHMAVTQGLLSKLVADRAPQALLGTAFGMFNLVSGVALLAASLIAGWLWEAHGPATTFWVGAGFAGLTALGLLLAPGAREAPQTR; from the coding sequence ATGGCCGATTCGTCCAGCCCGTCCTCCTCTCCGCGCGTTTCTGCCCGCGCCCTGCCCGCCGGCATCTGGGCCATGGGCTTTGCCTCGCTGTTCATGGACATTTCGTCCGAGTTGATCCACAGCCTGCTGCCGCTGTTCATGGTGGGCACGCTGGGGGCCTCCATGGTGGCGGTGGGCCTGGTGGAGGGTATTGCCGAAGCCACTGCCTCCATCACCAAGGTCTTTTCCGGTGCACTGAGCGACTATCTGGGCAAGCGCAAATGGCTGATGGTGCTGGGCTATGGCATGGCGGCGCTGACCAAACCGATCTTTCCGCTGGCGCACAGCATGGGCTGGGTGATGGCGGCGCGCTTCATCGACCGCATCGGCAAGGGCATCCGCGGCGCGCCGCGCGATGCCCTGGTGGCCGACATTGCCCCGCCCGCACTGCGCGGTGCTGCCTATGGCCTGCGCCAGTCGCTCGATTCGGTCGGCGCGCTGGCCGGCCCGCTGCTGGCCGTGCTGCTGATGCTCTGGCTGGCAGACAACCTGCGGCTGGCCATGTGGTTCTCGGTGATTCCGGCCGTGGTCTGCGTGGTGCTGCTGGTGGTGTGGGTGCGCGATCCGGAAAAGCCGGCGGACGACGCCAAGGCCAATGGCAAGCGCCTGCGCTGGTCCAGCATCAGGGAGCTGCCGCTGCAATACTGGCTGATCGTGCTGATCGGCGCCGTGTTCACGCTGGCGCGATTCAGCGAGGCCTTTCTGGTGCTGCGCGCGCAGAGCATGGGAGTGGCAATGGCGCTGGTGCCGGTGGTGATGGTGGTGATGAACATCGTCTATGCCGCCGGGGCCTATCCCGCCGGCGCTGCATCCGACCGCATGCAGCCGCGCACGCTGTTGCTGCTCGGTCTGGCATTGCTGGTGGCGGCCGATGTGGTGCTGGCCACGGCGCCCAACGTGTGGAGGGTGTATGTCGGAGCCGGGCTGTGGGGACTGCACATGGCCGTCACGCAGGGGCTGCTGTCCAAGCTGGTGGCCGACCGGGCGCCGCAGGCCTTGCTGGGCACCGCCTTTGGCATGTTCAACCTGGTGAGCGGCGTGGCGCTGCTGGCGGCCAGCTTGATTGCCGGCTGGCTATGGGAAGCACATGGCCCGGCCACGACCTTCTGGGTCGGTGCCGGCTTTGCCGGGCTGACAGCGCTGGGGCTGCTGCTGGCGCCGGGTGCACGGGAAGCACCGCAAACCCGCTGA
- the fghA gene encoding S-formylglutathione hydrolase — protein MQRIEQHTSFDGRQEVWQHTSTSTGTSMNVGVYLPPKALAGEKCPVLYWLSGLTCTEQNFITKAGAQQYAAQHNLILVAPDTSPRGDGVANDDAYDLGQGAGFYLNATQQPWAAHYRMEDYVVDELPALIEAHFPANDLRGISGHSMGGHGALTLALRHPGCYRSVSAFSPIVAPSQVPWGQKAFAAYLGPDEALWQQHDAVALIANAQERLTLLVDQGDADDFLAGQLKPELLWKACAAVQHPLKLRMQQGYDHSYYFIASFIGDHIAHHAAAMSD, from the coding sequence ATGCAGCGCATTGAACAGCACACAAGTTTCGACGGCCGCCAGGAAGTCTGGCAGCACACCAGCACCAGCACCGGTACCAGCATGAACGTGGGGGTGTATCTGCCACCCAAGGCATTGGCTGGCGAGAAATGCCCGGTGCTTTACTGGCTTTCCGGCCTGACCTGCACCGAGCAGAACTTCATCACCAAGGCCGGGGCGCAGCAGTATGCGGCACAGCACAACCTGATCCTGGTAGCGCCCGATACCAGCCCGCGTGGCGACGGCGTGGCCAATGACGATGCCTACGATCTGGGGCAGGGCGCGGGCTTCTATCTGAACGCCACGCAGCAGCCCTGGGCCGCGCACTACCGCATGGAAGACTATGTGGTGGACGAACTACCGGCGCTGATCGAGGCGCACTTTCCTGCGAACGACCTACGCGGCATTTCCGGGCATTCGATGGGCGGGCATGGTGCGCTGACGCTGGCACTGCGCCATCCTGGGTGCTACCGCAGCGTCTCGGCATTCTCACCCATCGTGGCGCCTAGCCAGGTGCCCTGGGGGCAGAAGGCCTTTGCGGCCTACCTGGGGCCGGACGAGGCGCTGTGGCAGCAGCATGATGCCGTTGCGTTGATCGCCAATGCGCAGGAACGCCTGACCTTGCTGGTCGATCAGGGCGATGCGGATGACTTCCTGGCCGGGCAGCTCAAGCCCGAATTGCTGTGGAAAGCCTGCGCTGCCGTGCAGCATCCGCTGAAGCTGCGCATGCAGCAGGGCTATGACCACAGCTACTACTTCATCGCCAGCTTCATCGGGGATCACATCGCGCACCATGCAGCGGCCATGAGCGACTGA
- a CDS encoding sigma-70 family RNA polymerase sigma factor, with protein MRITTSQLSDDDCIARAQRGDASAFAELVRRFQDRVFRFLLRLTRTREDAQDLTQETFMHAYEALPKWRPDALFSTWLLRIARNLAYDMLRRSQRVDFVTLEPEQEARLVDTAPTPEASLHDVQQLRMLDAALSRLPTDQREVLLLREIEQLSYDEIAQVLEVPLGTIKSRIARARLALAEIMSH; from the coding sequence ATGCGAATCACCACCAGCCAGCTTTCCGACGATGACTGCATTGCACGCGCCCAGCGTGGCGATGCGTCGGCGTTTGCCGAACTGGTGCGGCGTTTCCAGGATCGCGTATTCCGCTTTCTGCTGCGCCTGACCCGTACACGCGAGGACGCACAGGATCTGACCCAGGAGACCTTCATGCACGCCTACGAAGCGCTCCCCAAATGGCGCCCCGACGCCCTGTTCAGCACCTGGCTGCTGCGCATTGCGCGCAATCTGGCCTACGACATGCTCCGGCGCAGCCAGCGGGTCGATTTCGTCACGCTGGAGCCGGAACAGGAAGCCCGGCTGGTCGACACGGCCCCCACGCCCGAGGCCTCGCTGCACGACGTGCAGCAACTGCGCATGCTCGACGCCGCGCTGTCGCGCCTGCCTACGGACCAGCGCGAAGTCCTGCTGCTGCGCGAGATCGAACAACTGTCCTACGACGAGATCGCCCAGGTCCTGGAAGTGCCCCTGGGCACCATCAAGTCCCGCATTGCCCGTGCACGCCTTGCCCTGGCCGAAATCATGTCCCATTGA